A stretch of DNA from Plodia interpunctella isolate USDA-ARS_2022_Savannah chromosome 11, ilPloInte3.2, whole genome shotgun sequence:
aaaaatctataataattggtTATAATACTTAGAGTGTGCCACCTGATGACCTGACTACTACGCTTCATAGTAAAGGTAGGCTCAGTGCAGCGGTTCACACAAAGTCGATTTTCATTGAtatgtggcgacatctaccacgctacatgcacaacggcgccgttgtgcatgtaGCGTGGTAGGTGGTAGTTAATGgtagatgtaaaaagccgaccaaacgcaactaataacaagccacacaagtcaTAAATTCACtgatattttgggataaacgcAAACCTCGATAACTTTGGTGctaaacgataatattaaattactcaCATGTATTGATAGGGTCTTTAATATTaagtctttaatttttttggcataattaaaaatttatggtttATAATAAGACTAAGTTTCGATGAGGCGGATCTTTATTCCAcctaattgaattttaattcaaattgaaataatttattgaattaaattgaatttagcGAACCGTGTGATTTACCTCATGCAGCATTagcgtattatttatttcagccgTTTTGCAATCCACAACAACTTTAAGTAGCCATTTTACAAactcaaaattcaaattcaaatatttttatttatctcgaCGATCGACGTCATTTGTCGATtcgcaatatttaaataggcgGACCCTACAATATGGCTGCATGTCATGATTTAGGTCAACGGGAAATAAGACTAGGTTTTGATTCCCTTATGATAAAGAACTTGTTACATATAAGCGTTCCCAAGAAAAAGGATCTAAGACGACCAGACAGATAAAACAACCAATTGATTTAAGGGTTACACTTTTACCTTTGGAATCATAGTGTAATAGAGGTACTCACGGGTTGCGGCGGTACAAACATCTGGCGCGGCGGATCCACAGCGAAGGGGTTGGGGGCGGGGGGCTCGTGCGGGGTGGGCGGCTGCAGCAGGCGCTCGAGGTTCACCAGCGAGGAGTTCTCGCCGAGGAACGCCGACGGGGACTTCTTTATCGCGCCGGTAGATGGCGGCGGGGATTTTGAGGTTAGGTTGTCacctgataaaaaaaatacaatttttatttgaaatgtcGAATGGTTGAATAAGTAGAGTTCTTAGCACGGGTTTTTGCTCCACACAATCAACGAGAACATGTCAACATTCTACGAAATTATCTAcacaaaacattgttttattttgtatcactcatcaaaaatcaaaaattatttttgctttcCGTGCTCGGAAAACACGTTCGCAGGTCGCGATCTAGCAGTAACAGTAACAGTAGTGTTActgttgtcagattttattgaaattgtgtgtgaaaaaccagtgcgcaggttatcaaatacaaaattaaaaggcACAAAGGCTAAAGCTATCTATTTCAGTCAACGTTAGGACGAGAGGAATCGAATCTGTGTCCTAGAACCTGTATGACACCACAGATAAACATGTATCATTGTATTCCTCACAAATTTAGCCGagtcgacacgcaaagaagaagggGAATGAAAAATGGAGAACATACCTAATGCAGTAAGATCGAAGGGGTCTGGTTCGGCGTTGTTGTTGCTGGCGCGGGGCCGCTGCGACAGCGCGTCGAACTGCTCCAGCTCCGACGAGGACGGAGACGATATCGACGCTACAGATTTGCTCTGAAAACACATGGCACATTGGACACGCGCCTTCCCTTCAATAGATAGCTATCTATAtctaattaatgtaaatattagttttattaatcgGTTGCGAATGACCGTGCGTGTAACTCGAAAGGACGCATCGGAAGAACGGCGTTGCGTATTCACGAGGTAAACATTTTCCGAGATGGatttcaaacatatttaaaaatatccttttcaaaatgtaaactcatgtttttgcagataattataatctttGTTTGTGTCTTTCTTCCTGTATATTCGGTATTGTAACTATTACCCCCACCGCTTCTCATGGAAGTCGACTTGGAGCCCAGCAAGAGATATACGCACCTGCGGACGCGGCGCCCAGGGGTCGGCGACGGGCGCCCAGGGGTCCCGCGCCGGGCTGCCCACGCCCGACCACGCTTCCGAGGACGACTCCTGTACacgcattattatatttgcctATTTGACTATTTGTATTGGTAAACaggataattaaatgtgaCTTTAATTCatcagttttattacttttattaattacgagatttTATAATAGAACTAGCATACAACTCTGAATAGCAGATTAATAAACGTTCcgcactttttttttcactcaCGTCTTACCATCGAGTCGGCAAATGCGCCGAATTCCAAACGCGTTGGCTGAACAATAacccaaaattattattttgtctgtATGAATGTAATGACACAATGTAAGTGTAACAACACACAATTTACTTTATCTTAACACggttacaaataaacatttctatctatctataattcTATCACTCTATCTATCCATCATTCTATCACtcaatctatctatctatcattcTATTACTCTATTTATCTATCACTCTATCTATATATCAATCTATCACTCTATCTATCAATATATCTGTCAttctatctatctatgtaAAGTACCCCGGTAAGTACCTGTGTGGCGGTGGCCGGCCAGGCGGGCGCCAGGTTGACGTCGAGGAGGTCCAGCAAGTGCGACTGCTGCTCGGGTTTCTTCTTCTCGTCCGCGCCCGTCGTCCTGCAACCCAGCTATCGTCTAATTCCGATCGAAGATGATGCAGCCTCCACAAACACTGAAGGGCGTCACTCCAAATAAAAGGCAAGgctgtatttttgtaatgtctAAGTCGTCGTCCGTCCCTAGAACTTTTTTCCCTAGTCTGTCATTGTCgggtttatttataaaaagtcatAGAGTCAGTCGTGTCTATAAAGAGGCTGAACGCCACTACTGATatcattgcgtaatttgtatgagtgcttttatttactgcaattaaatatttgcaatGTATATGAATGTGTAGAACGGTTCGCGGATAGTGTACCCACCCGGCATAACATTTACACAAGTCACACTTATCCAATTAGGGCCACGCCCGATCGCTCCGTTgctttgacgtccgtcgacgaaCAATGCAAAAAATGAGGAGATACATCGACGTAACCTAttggaaaacaacggagcggcAACGCAAATAAACGTATCGAGATGCGTGAGAGTACCCGAGCCCTGATACATTTACTGAAGCCTCATTTTGAAGTCTGTTAACATTAAGAAAAGTGCCAATTTTGCATCAAGTGCCTATTTTGCTGAGTGATCACGCGTCAGACCCTGAACTGAACTGGtcacaattatataaattgacataaaagaccaattaattattttgttcgcTAAAGACATCTTCTCTTGGAACATTATCTAGATTATGAGAATATATTACTTAGTATAATTGTCCGGCAaaacactaaataaaaatatttacttttgcaACCAAAATACGACAGCGTCTGTGAGTAACAACCATGTTTACAGATAcataatcatatattttacatacagacaataaaaactacattatatatacatagtaatTGTATAAACTAACCTAACTACTAGtataactaaactaaatattctTCCTACCATTATCCCAACATTTCACATAGAGTTACTATCAAATGATAAATTGTCAGCAAGCAATCCCATTTTCAACTCATCCCACGTAAAAATCATATTCGTAACTCGTCCTGTATTCTGTATACAAATTTCATCCACATCTAATTGGAACACATGTTCTTATCGGTGTAATGGTATCGATTAATGATATATCGACTTTAACGGTAACAAAAGGGACCAGTTACGTTATGCACATAGGACGAGATGCGAATAAGGTGTCTTGCCAACGATCCCAAACAATTcaactcaaaaaaataaacaaaaacaaaatgatttcAACAAAGCGCGCCGAACCACTGACTGTGTAACGTCCTCGCGGTAGTCCACGCAGCTGAACAGCATGTAACGCGGGTGAAGTCGCGTGCCGGGGCGCAGTAACTGTTTGAGCCTAGTGTGGGAATATCGTTTAGGATAACTCGAAGAGGACTGTAGGACTGGACTTGGATAATGGAAGGAatacttcttcatagtcgtattcctcatggttgaGGGTCCTGGTTATTACATGGACGGAAACACACGCAaccaactttcttggcattattaatggagtggtttgccattgccttctccatttcacacacaagttaataatcaacaagtgtgcaaatttcctcacgatgtttttccttcaccggaagcaagtggtggtcgatgaaaactacatgagtcagattggtatacaaactcatgtggcacgagtacaattcgaacctgggacctttcgatacacaggcgggggtcttaacattacaccaccaccgcttctgtCTAAAGGAATACTGCTGTCATACAATTGCCGTCCTTGTCATAAGTTTCGATATTGGGGCTTTTAAGAGCCTATcgctttctcaaaaaaaaaaaaactaacattaGTACATAAGACTTTACTAACTCTGGGCTATGTAATTTGAAtgtgtctgaaataaaaatatatatattattatttttctatatatatatattttatcctcTCTATTAAGGATAACTTTTATATCTAACGCGGGGCGtggtattattaaaaagtcgCCAACGCATCGGTGATCAGTATAGGATTGCGGGTGTCCCTGGCcttgtttgcttaccatcaggcgaaCTGCATGCTCGTTTGCCCACTATGCTATATAAACAATTGCAATACTAAACTAGAACATAGTTATGGACGTATAAAACATGGACAGCGACGGCAGAACGTCGCATCTGACACTATAACCATAATCTTGTAATTAGcatactttttatacattgaaaCATATGTAAGTTTACTATATTTCGATGTAAGACccccgaaaataaataaataaataatcgggttatttacatattagtTATTAGTGTACGAAAGAGCATTTTAATttggattttgaaaaaaaaattgcgacCTCCGATGCGTTGATGTGCGTCGATTGATCATCGCAgcacaacgcagaaattgtatagaATTTCAACGAACGTCTACGCACATCAATGACAATACCTATGTTACGACATTGATGTGCATAACGGAGCAACAACGCGCTGCTGCGCAACGGTGCTCGACGGAGCATTTGGGCCGCGGCTGAACTGATCAGATCTCCTTTTAATAtcacctctctctctctctagtTCATAAGACTCGAATCAGGAACTATAAAATAGATACTAACTGGAAATCGTTCTGCGACTGGCTGATCGCCAACTGCAGCCGCACATCATCGGATCTCCTTCTCCTCTCCTCTCTCTCGGCCTCTTCGCGGGACATGGCCAGCGCTAGCTGCAGTTGTAATTCCTCTTCTCCAGCTGTCAAAGGTCTTGCTAGTTCCGCTTCCCGCCCGCCCGTCCATTCCGCTGATTCTGCGCTGTTCAGctggaaaattatttaagatattgtagatagataaaaagtttatttgcatCAACTCGCTCTTGAcgagctcggtggcgcagtggtaaagtgcttgcctctgaaccgagaggtcccgagcggggatcgatccccggtcgagtcatgatagaaaatgatctttttctgatttgccCGGGTTTTGggtgtttgttataaaatatagtatcgttgagttagtatcccataacacaagtctagaacttattttggggctagctcaatctgtgtaatttgttctaaaatatttatttatttatttatttaacaactgtgacaaatacaaaacaattaaacGTTGGATCGTGTGGGTTGGagatctataaataataataataacagaaGAATTACGTGCCGCAGCGATTCTAATTGGAGACAACTTAATGGTGGAATTGGAAGGAGAGGAGCAaacgctgattttcagtcATCATCATAAAAGGAATAAGAATTTCTGTTCTCGCGGTACTTGTAATAGTCATAATACGAAAAGGTAAAAAACAGAAGCGGGCATTACTAGAACCGGGCGAAACAAGAAGTGGTCAAAACAGAATTAGTCATATTCAAAAGAGGGCGTCACAAGAAGTTGTCACAGCCGCCtaaacaattaatttctaattttacttctaatttatgaaaattctaGTAACTTCCAgagtaatttcaaatattctcaCCGCAGGATAGGTAGGACTGGAGGGCGTATCAAGCGCTCCGTCGCTGCCGAAAGCGCTGGCGCTCTGAGCGAACCGCTGCTTCGCTTTAAGCGCTCGCGCTCGCTCGTTCTTCAAGCGTTCCTCGTCTTTCAATAGATTTACTAGTTGTTTCGCCTTCTCTCTCACGTTCAGAcctgtaaaaattaatatttaatatgaacTAATTGAATTGTGTGTTTTCACACAACCTTTCACCCCCATTTACATAGAGGCTGAATTTTTTCAcggtattttttgagtttatcacgttcatacagacagtcAGACATGTActacatcgtgaggaaacctgcacactggttgacagtttaactTCACTAGCGTGTATGCGGTTACTTGCAACAAGGTGCGGTGTGTAGTCGTAAAAAAAATGCCAGATGCTTTTATgcgacttcaataaaatctgacaccagtgtcagCAATTAACATACTCGAAGCGGAAGAAATAAGTCAGGCACGTCAGGGGTACTtctttttatgatatgtaagGATGGGTGCGCAGGGGAATTGTTACTATGGACACTGCAGTAACCCTGACGTCACAAGAGGGCAGTCGCCATGTCAACTGATTAGCAGCCGGCAACATGTGACTACAGAATACAGACATCTGCCTAGGATTATTTACGTGTCTATACGGGTCAAGTTACAATTACACTAATTCTCTTTTACTTTCaaactatcagatactttattctaatgtcaaaaacaaaattctataTGGAGCTTGTTTGACAGTGATGAATTGTGACGTTCACGGATTTTGGACTCAAACTGCCGAGAAAATAGTGaatctcgtaattaataaaactgattaattaaaatgttattcaattattattttatttggttatttaattacctagatgaattttattttatatccagTCGAGTAGCCAATTGTGCGTTGTAAATGTAAACATCGTCATTTGTCGCTGAGCTGATTAACTAAAAGATAACTATACA
This window harbors:
- the lqf gene encoding epsin-2 isoform X1, with translation MPRGRDEMQVNVSGLRRNIKNLAHNYSDAQVKVREATSNDPWGPSSTLMAEIADLTYNVMAFTEIMQMIWKRLNDHGKNWRHVYKALVLMEYLIKTGSEKVAMQCKENIYAIHTLKDFQYMEEGKDQGLNVREKAKQLVNLLKDEERLKNERARALKAKQRFAQSASAFGSDGALDTPSSPTYPALNSAESAEWTGGREAELARPLTAGEEELQLQLALAMSREEAEREERRRRSDDVRLQLAISQSQNDFQTTGADEKKKPEQQSHLLDLLDVNLAPAWPATATQPTRLEFGAFADSMESSSEAWSGVGSPARDPWAPVADPWAPRPQSKSVASISSPSSSELEQFDALSQRPRASNNNAEPDPFDLTALGDNLTSKSPPPSTGAIKKSPSAFLGENSSLVNLERLLQPPTPHEPPAPNPFAVDPPRQMFVPPQPARLTINELKQQQMGLTGVSFPSSSPAFGAPPSVPNMTANMPANNTHNITNNHMAGADPWSPAWAPARRTPNPFLS
- the lqf gene encoding epsin-2 isoform X2; amino-acid sequence: MPRGRDEMQVNVSGLRRNIKNLAHNYSDAQVKVREATSNDPWGPSSTLMAEIADLTYNVMAFTEIMQMIWKRLNDHGKNWRHVYKALVLMEYLIKTGSEKVAMQCKENIYAIHTLKDFQYMEEGKDQGLNVREKAKQLVNLLKDEERLKNERARALKAKQRFAQSASAFGSDGALDTPSSPTYPALNSAESAEWTGGREAELARPLTAGEEELQLQLALAMSREEAEREERRRRSDDVRLQLAISQSQNDFQTTGADEKKKPEQQSHLLDLLDVNLAPAWPATATQESSSEAWSGVGSPARDPWAPVADPWAPRPQSKSVASISSPSSSELEQFDALSQRPRASNNNAEPDPFDLTALGDNLTSKSPPPSTGAIKKSPSAFLGENSSLVNLERLLQPPTPHEPPAPNPFAVDPPRQMFVPPQPARLTINELKQQQMGLTGVSFPSSSPAFGAPPSVPNMTANMPANNTHNITNNHMAGADPWSPAWAPARRTPNPFLS